The following proteins are co-located in the Rhodococcus opacus B4 genome:
- a CDS encoding non-ribosomal peptide synthetase: MGSARISTDDIREVVSQQLGIPAERIEPGSDLIGLGLDSIRMMKLAGGWRKRGFDVNFAELAAHPSVEQWCELLGRRAPREPAARPDGSAPIAAGEAFPLAPMQHAYWVGRSEGQELGGVAAHLYVEFDGPALDPVALAGAVDALVAHHPMLRAQFLPDGTQRILALPGRPVFTVVDLRDRSDDDVSTRLDGVRDMKTHQRLAVEDGQVLDITLSRLPGGRARLHLDVDMLAADAMSYRILVDDLARLYGGGELPATDYSFRYYLERSVAHTVPKRDRDWWRSRLADLPAAPALPVVPEAERVDPCLTVRYHHWLDASAKSRLLAESHRRGVTPAMALASVFAEVIGRWSTEPRFLLNLPLFHREDTHPDVERLVGDFTSSVLLEVDLRDTASVSERAEALQRAMHAAGAHAAYTGLDVLRDLGRSRGEPVLAPVVYTSALNLGELFSEGATDIFGEPVWIISQGPQVLLDAQVTEVSGGLLLNWDVRTSAFRPGVIDAMFARYTAAVDRLADAGFWTARAAPALPADQRETRTRVNATTVAVPRNTLHEGFFGHAAVDPGHPAVLWGADGCSTYGELADRALRVGAALTDAGVGAGDAVAVQLPQGPVQIVAVLGVLAAGGVYVPVGFHQPEARRARILATAGVVAAITTDPATFDGTGIPALAVEAAATHPSPLPDPARPDPEELAYVLFTSGSTGTPKGVEVPHRAAMNTIADLNARFEIGAADRCLAVSALEFDLSVYDLFGLLSAGGTVVAVDDANRQSPDGWVDAVRRHGVTVLNCVPSILDMMLSVGGDALAGSLRVVIVGGDVVGVDLPRRVAAQLPGCRFAGLGGTTETAIHSTICEVVEPPDFWRSVPYGTPLGNVQCRVVNTAGLDCPEWVAGELWIGGDGVARGYRGDPERSADRFVAVGGQRWYRTGDLARYWPDGTLEFLGRADHQVQIRGYRIELGEVEAALRSLPPVHLAVAAIVGTTTPKLAAAVTISTTPASDLAGQLAALLPAQMIPERIVTLETFPLTPNGKLDRRALWAVLDDDGAATPAFVAPRTSLEAALADVVGTVLERREVGASDDFFALGGDSVLATTAIARIRDWLDAPHATVADIFAARTVAELAHRLDANDAVPGRLERVAEVYLEVAGMDDEEIATREAADRR, translated from the coding sequence ATGGGAAGCGCGCGGATATCCACGGACGACATCCGCGAGGTGGTCTCGCAACAACTCGGAATCCCGGCCGAACGCATCGAACCTGGCTCCGACCTGATCGGGCTGGGCCTGGACTCCATCCGGATGATGAAACTCGCGGGCGGGTGGCGCAAACGCGGATTCGACGTGAACTTCGCCGAACTCGCCGCGCATCCGTCGGTCGAGCAGTGGTGCGAACTCCTCGGTCGACGAGCGCCGCGCGAACCGGCCGCCCGCCCCGACGGTAGCGCACCGATCGCCGCAGGTGAGGCTTTCCCATTGGCGCCCATGCAGCACGCGTACTGGGTGGGGCGCTCGGAAGGCCAGGAACTCGGTGGCGTCGCCGCCCACCTCTACGTCGAATTCGACGGCCCGGCCCTCGATCCCGTCGCGTTGGCGGGCGCCGTCGACGCGCTCGTGGCGCATCACCCGATGCTGCGCGCCCAGTTCCTCCCCGACGGAACCCAGCGGATACTCGCACTGCCGGGCAGACCGGTGTTCACCGTGGTGGATCTCCGCGACCGCAGCGACGACGACGTGTCGACGCGGCTCGACGGAGTTCGCGACATGAAGACGCATCAGCGCCTGGCGGTCGAGGACGGGCAGGTACTCGACATTACGCTCAGCCGGTTGCCGGGAGGCCGCGCCCGGTTGCACCTCGACGTGGACATGCTGGCCGCCGACGCGATGAGCTACCGCATCCTCGTAGACGACCTCGCCCGGCTCTACGGTGGCGGCGAGCTCCCGGCGACGGACTACAGTTTCCGGTACTACCTGGAAAGGTCTGTCGCGCATACTGTTCCGAAACGCGACCGTGACTGGTGGCGGAGCCGACTCGCCGACCTTCCTGCCGCCCCGGCACTCCCCGTCGTCCCCGAGGCGGAGCGGGTCGATCCGTGCCTTACCGTCCGCTACCACCACTGGCTGGACGCCTCCGCGAAGAGCCGGTTGCTGGCCGAATCCCATCGCCGGGGCGTCACCCCCGCGATGGCGCTCGCCTCGGTCTTCGCCGAGGTGATCGGTCGCTGGTCCACCGAACCGCGGTTCCTGCTGAACCTTCCGCTGTTCCACCGCGAGGACACCCACCCCGACGTGGAACGTCTCGTCGGCGACTTCACGTCGTCCGTGCTGCTCGAGGTCGACCTGCGCGACACCGCGTCGGTGTCGGAGCGGGCGGAGGCTCTGCAACGGGCGATGCACGCCGCGGGCGCGCACGCCGCCTACACGGGACTCGACGTACTCCGCGACCTCGGGCGATCCCGCGGCGAGCCGGTACTCGCCCCCGTCGTCTACACGTCGGCCCTGAATCTGGGAGAGCTGTTCTCCGAGGGCGCCACCGACATCTTCGGCGAACCGGTGTGGATCATCTCGCAGGGACCGCAGGTGCTGCTCGACGCCCAGGTGACCGAGGTCAGCGGCGGGCTGCTCCTCAACTGGGACGTACGGACATCCGCGTTCCGGCCGGGCGTGATCGACGCGATGTTCGCCCGGTACACGGCGGCCGTCGACCGACTCGCCGATGCCGGATTCTGGACCGCCCGTGCGGCACCGGCGCTCCCCGCGGACCAGCGCGAGACCCGGACCCGGGTGAACGCGACCACCGTCGCCGTTCCGCGGAACACCCTGCACGAGGGGTTCTTCGGGCACGCGGCAGTCGACCCCGGCCACCCGGCGGTGCTGTGGGGCGCCGACGGGTGCTCGACGTACGGCGAGTTGGCCGACCGGGCGTTGCGTGTCGGCGCGGCACTCACAGACGCCGGAGTCGGAGCGGGGGACGCCGTCGCCGTCCAGCTTCCCCAGGGGCCGGTGCAGATCGTCGCGGTCCTCGGAGTCTTGGCCGCGGGTGGTGTGTACGTACCCGTCGGATTCCATCAGCCGGAGGCACGCCGGGCGCGCATCCTCGCCACGGCCGGCGTGGTCGCGGCGATCACGACCGACCCCGCCACCTTCGACGGGACCGGCATTCCGGCGCTGGCGGTCGAGGCCGCGGCCACCCATCCGAGTCCCCTTCCGGACCCGGCCCGGCCCGATCCGGAGGAACTGGCGTACGTGCTCTTCACGTCCGGTTCGACGGGCACGCCGAAGGGCGTCGAGGTTCCGCATCGTGCGGCGATGAACACGATCGCAGACCTGAACGCGCGCTTCGAGATCGGTGCGGCGGATCGCTGTCTCGCCGTGTCGGCGCTGGAATTCGACCTCTCGGTGTACGACCTCTTCGGGCTCCTGTCCGCGGGCGGCACCGTCGTGGCCGTCGACGACGCGAACCGGCAGTCGCCCGACGGCTGGGTCGACGCCGTTCGCCGGCACGGGGTGACCGTGCTGAACTGCGTGCCGAGCATCCTCGACATGATGCTGTCCGTCGGCGGTGACGCGCTCGCGGGATCGCTGCGCGTCGTCATCGTCGGTGGCGACGTGGTGGGGGTCGACCTTCCCCGGCGGGTCGCGGCACAACTCCCGGGGTGCCGGTTCGCCGGCCTCGGCGGCACGACGGAAACCGCCATCCACTCGACGATCTGCGAGGTGGTGGAGCCACCGGATTTCTGGCGGTCCGTGCCCTACGGCACCCCGCTCGGGAACGTGCAGTGCCGGGTCGTGAACACAGCCGGACTCGACTGCCCCGAGTGGGTGGCCGGTGAGTTGTGGATCGGCGGAGACGGAGTGGCCCGCGGATATCGCGGCGACCCGGAACGGAGCGCGGACCGATTCGTCGCCGTCGGCGGGCAGCGCTGGTACCGGACCGGTGATCTCGCCCGGTACTGGCCGGACGGCACTCTCGAATTCCTCGGGCGCGCCGACCATCAGGTCCAGATCCGTGGATACCGGATCGAGCTGGGGGAGGTGGAGGCAGCGTTGCGGTCGCTGCCGCCCGTCCACCTTGCCGTGGCCGCCATCGTCGGAACCACGACACCTAAACTCGCTGCCGCGGTGACCATCTCGACGACACCGGCCTCCGATCTCGCCGGGCAACTCGCTGCCCTCCTGCCCGCGCAGATGATCCCCGAACGGATCGTGACTCTGGAGACTTTCCCGCTGACCCCGAACGGCAAGCTGGACCGCCGTGCCTTGTGGGCCGTCCTCGACGACGACGGCGCCGCAACCCCTGCGTTCGTGGCACCTCGGACCAGTCTGGAGGCCGCGCTCGCCGACGTCGTCGGCACCGTACTCGAACGCCGGGAGGTCGGGGCATCGGACGACTTCTTCGCCCTCGGCGGCGATTCCGTCCTCGCAACGACGGCGATCGCCCGGATACGCGACTGGCTGGACGCACCGCACGCGACCGTCGCCGACATCTTCGCGGCCCGCACCGTGGCCGAGCTCGCGCATCGGCTGGACGCGAACGACGCTGTGCCCGGACGCCTGGAACGGGTGGCCGAGGTGTACCTCGAGGTCGCGGGCATGGACGACGAGGAGATCGCCACACGAGAGGCAGCAGACCGACGATGA
- a CDS encoding ABC transporter substrate-binding protein has product MARGRIRRIAATLVTGALAFASAAACGEATPAEPESGHTVTIDHTMGSTTIDGIPERIVALGTQWLDATQVLGVTPVGYIDNVALTTGGTPGPWEPAELANSTAIDARGDIVEQVAALNPDLVLAPGFATDQQSYDRLSRLAPTLPSISTSQIESWESQVEIMGRILDKEDQARSVTDDVHARIGEVAARNPGLAGKTFATTYLHGPTQLMVLADPDDGAADLFADLGLALPQNLVDQAGAGGRIPLSPERVNELNVDLLVMTGQEGFQSSATSLPGWDDLPAVRKNGVAFLDLATGTGLNVPSPLSIPYVLDALEPALAGAAQG; this is encoded by the coding sequence GTGGCGCGCGGTCGCATCCGGCGAATCGCTGCCACCCTCGTGACCGGTGCGCTGGCCTTCGCGTCCGCGGCGGCCTGCGGTGAAGCGACGCCCGCCGAACCGGAATCGGGACACACCGTCACCATCGACCACACGATGGGCTCGACGACGATCGACGGGATTCCCGAACGGATCGTGGCTCTGGGCACGCAATGGCTCGATGCGACCCAGGTTCTGGGCGTCACACCGGTCGGCTACATCGACAACGTCGCACTCACCACGGGTGGCACTCCGGGGCCGTGGGAACCGGCCGAGCTGGCGAACTCGACGGCGATCGACGCCCGCGGCGATATCGTCGAACAGGTCGCGGCGCTGAACCCCGACCTCGTCCTCGCGCCCGGATTCGCCACGGACCAGCAGTCGTACGACCGGCTGAGCCGGCTCGCGCCCACGCTTCCCAGCATCAGCACGTCCCAGATCGAGTCGTGGGAGAGCCAGGTCGAGATCATGGGCCGAATCCTGGACAAGGAGGATCAGGCCCGCTCGGTCACCGACGACGTGCACGCCCGGATCGGCGAGGTCGCCGCCCGCAATCCTGGGCTGGCAGGCAAGACCTTCGCCACGACCTATCTGCACGGCCCCACGCAACTGATGGTGCTCGCCGACCCCGACGACGGCGCCGCCGACCTGTTCGCGGACCTCGGCCTGGCCCTTCCGCAGAACCTCGTCGACCAGGCAGGTGCCGGCGGGCGGATTCCGCTCTCGCCGGAACGGGTGAACGAGCTGAACGTCGACCTGCTGGTCATGACCGGCCAGGAAGGATTTCAGAGCAGCGCGACGTCGCTACCGGGCTGGGACGACCTCCCCGCGGTCCGGAAGAACGGGGTCGCCTTCCTCGACCTCGCCACGGGGACGGGCCTCAACGTCCCGTCGCCGCTGTCCATCCCCTACGTCCTCGACGCGCTCGAACCGGCCCTGGCGGGCGCCGCGCAGGGCTGA
- a CDS encoding non-ribosomal peptide synthetase: MSPSDVDPNLAAQERRRTLLRRKLTERNLTADTVRAHAVRKRDPRSRFPLSEGQRRMWFVHDLDPTHAALNIGVGVELEGALDTDRLFRSVQTVTARHDLLRTTYHTDADGTPFQVVAERGTPAWTVHDVSGLAVGERDEQIGRLAAEEFARPFDLTTDPPLRTTVIRTAPNRHVLLLVAHHIAWDDDSWGLFFADLGEAYESTAPVDALRIRDDTAQYLDVEVLDRPDTSDADREDVAYWRSVYAQPPEALELPGEHGRPSAVPAVSAALGGRVPDEVAERVRALAHKTGATPFMVLLAAFVAVVHRYTGSADLLTATPVVNRPAAAGRALGYFGNTVVLRNRVDPRGSFRSLVEHTRDVAVGAFTHQGAGLDRVVREVNPGRGGGLDALPRLGFGVRSGIGTGFRPPGITCARTDLHGAVAQVPLGVMAEFDDGITLELEYQTEVLDENLAAQLLRHFVQFLSAASEEPDRPIDVIDLLGADRARVSDWSRGARAPAATRTLPDLVQARIAETPDAVALVLDDLRISYAELGARANRLAHWLIAQSIGPEDLVALPFGRSVEMVVAALAVVQTGAAYLPIDPTYPADRIEYLLTDARPTSTLDDLDAAEAAAQDFPATPPTDADRVRPLRTANLAYVIYTSGSTGLPKGVAISHAAIVEHFEWMEREYVAYSDDALLQVASTSFDVSVGEIFGTLFGGARLVIPKPDGLTDIPYLTTLLRTEHVTAMHFVPSLLGLFLMLPGAEEWTSLRRVPIGGEALPGELADKFTATFDAMLHNFYGPTETTLAATRFKVEGAQGTRTVPIGTPKANTEVYVLDPVLGLVPPGVVGEVYIGGSQLARGYLGRPALTAERFVADPHTPCGRLYRTGDLARWNSDGDLEFVGRADDQVKIRGYRIELGEVEAAVTAHPAVAAAVVIAHESEAAGKSLAAYVVAASPDALDTADVRARVADALPEHMVPATVTVVREIPITANGKLDRGALPAPEPQAPAPSREPSTPTEARLCAIFADALGRDRVGVDESFFDLGGHSLLATRLVSRLRAEFGADVSIRDAFEVPTVAGLAALVDARGEAAGASPRPGLRRAERPPRIPLSYAQLRLWFLYRLEGPNPTYDIPFAARIDGPLDAGALAEAIGDVVARHEILRTTYPDHEGKPYQLVHDPSPIDVPLVDLGAHGDRESRLAAELAEAAAHSFVLESELPIRARILRLAPGEHVVSLVIHHIAGDEWSAPILFGDLAVAYAARLGGTAPAWPELPLQYADYALWQREMLDDDTSTDTVGGRQIAYWRSVLADLPEDTTVLRDRPRPPIASSRGDTVTFAVPDRVHAGLTELARTCGASEFMILQTAVAVLLAKLGAGEDIPLGTPVAGRAEHDLREIVGFFVNTLVLRNDLSGNPTLRTAVLRARETALGAFSHQDLPFERLVDVLGPDRSLSRHPLFQVLVHLRESGAHSEVRAVGVGRDVRLTTIVPESGTAKFDLTVDFHVTDGELRGGLNYRTDLYDRRTVERLATWLGRVLAEFADHPDRHLRDVDVSAPADRERLLGWSRGDAPDPAAPASVPELLEPSRAFGPDVIAVECGDDTVTYPRLHVLSDRLAALLRRRGAGPGTFVALAVPRSIDMVVALVAVMKSGAAFLPLDLRYPAERLAFMIADAAPVCVVTTGAVGGTLPPVPGVDLLVLDDPATIHDLAGVAVETLPFPRGDEAAYFLFTSGSTGRPKGVVGTHRAMANRLAWQPRLFPVHPPADAPDAGDVRLAQGSLSFLDGGLELLAGIAAGARLILADDAEARDLEALARLLGRHPIGQVTAVASAVSVLVDTAPDVVRRVPRWVCSGEPLTPSLLAALAGTAPDSDIVNAYGTTETAGSIVRGLMEPGVLRVGRPVPGVRLLVLDDALKPVPQGVVGEIYVAGAQLARGYWNRPGLTAARFVAHPSPDRAGERLYRTGDRGSWNPDGHLCFAGRTDHQVKVRGYRIELGEVENALRSAPGVATAAARTYGRDGATSLAGYVVPRDTGPDRDEGQFLAAVRAHLDRTLPGYMLPATVTALETMPTTGSGKLDRLSLPVPQVATAGHFEPPVTATERALAALFEEILGVTEVGRSDGFFTLGGDSIVSIQLAGRARSAGLVLTPQLVFEYSTLAELAEACDRAAAQAEPEPEPAEPSAPMSVSGLDPDQLAALRKSWDARG; this comes from the coding sequence GTGTCACCCAGCGATGTCGACCCGAATCTGGCCGCGCAGGAGCGGCGACGGACTCTGTTGCGCCGCAAGCTCACCGAGCGTAATCTCACCGCCGATACCGTCCGTGCGCACGCCGTCCGGAAGCGAGATCCGCGATCCCGGTTCCCGCTGTCCGAGGGCCAGCGACGCATGTGGTTCGTCCACGACCTCGACCCCACCCACGCCGCACTGAACATCGGTGTCGGTGTCGAACTCGAGGGCGCGCTCGACACCGACCGCCTGTTCCGCTCGGTGCAGACGGTGACGGCCCGCCACGACCTCCTGCGCACGACATACCACACCGACGCCGACGGGACCCCGTTCCAGGTGGTGGCCGAACGGGGAACACCCGCGTGGACCGTGCACGACGTGTCCGGTCTGGCGGTCGGGGAACGCGACGAGCAGATCGGGCGCCTGGCCGCCGAGGAATTCGCCCGGCCGTTCGACCTCACGACCGACCCCCCGTTGCGCACGACGGTGATTCGCACCGCTCCGAATCGGCACGTGCTGCTGCTCGTCGCGCACCACATCGCGTGGGACGACGATTCCTGGGGGCTCTTCTTCGCCGACCTCGGCGAGGCCTACGAGAGCACCGCCCCGGTCGACGCCCTCCGGATTCGCGACGATACCGCCCAGTATCTCGACGTGGAGGTGCTCGACCGTCCCGACACCTCCGACGCCGATCGCGAAGACGTCGCGTACTGGCGGTCGGTGTACGCGCAACCGCCGGAGGCACTGGAACTGCCCGGCGAACACGGACGGCCGTCCGCCGTCCCGGCAGTGTCCGCGGCCCTCGGGGGGCGCGTGCCCGACGAGGTGGCCGAGCGGGTGCGCGCTCTCGCACACAAGACCGGTGCCACGCCGTTCATGGTCCTTCTCGCCGCCTTCGTCGCGGTGGTGCACCGCTATACCGGGTCGGCCGATCTCCTCACCGCCACACCGGTCGTCAACCGGCCCGCGGCAGCCGGACGCGCTCTCGGCTATTTCGGCAACACGGTCGTCCTGCGGAACCGGGTCGACCCGCGCGGATCGTTCCGCAGCCTGGTCGAGCACACCCGGGACGTCGCCGTCGGCGCCTTCACCCATCAGGGGGCCGGACTCGACCGCGTGGTCCGCGAGGTGAACCCCGGCCGCGGCGGGGGACTCGACGCGCTGCCGCGACTGGGATTCGGAGTCCGCTCCGGCATCGGCACCGGTTTCCGGCCGCCCGGAATTACCTGCGCCCGGACAGACCTGCACGGCGCCGTCGCCCAGGTGCCGCTCGGCGTCATGGCGGAATTCGACGACGGCATCACGCTCGAACTCGAATACCAGACCGAGGTTCTCGACGAGAATCTCGCTGCTCAGTTGCTGCGCCACTTCGTGCAGTTCCTCTCGGCCGCGTCCGAGGAGCCGGACCGCCCGATCGACGTCATCGACCTCCTCGGCGCCGACCGGGCACGCGTGTCGGACTGGTCGCGGGGCGCGCGGGCACCGGCGGCCACCCGGACTCTGCCCGACCTCGTGCAGGCCCGGATCGCCGAGACCCCGGACGCGGTGGCACTGGTACTCGACGACCTCCGGATCAGCTACGCCGAACTCGGAGCCCGGGCCAACCGCCTCGCCCACTGGCTGATCGCGCAGTCGATCGGCCCGGAGGATCTCGTGGCACTGCCGTTCGGGCGGTCCGTCGAGATGGTCGTCGCCGCCCTGGCGGTGGTGCAGACGGGCGCCGCGTACCTGCCGATCGACCCCACCTACCCGGCCGACCGGATCGAATACCTGCTCACCGACGCGCGCCCGACCTCGACCCTGGACGATCTGGACGCCGCGGAGGCGGCGGCCCAGGACTTTCCCGCGACACCGCCGACCGACGCGGACCGCGTCCGCCCGCTGCGAACCGCAAACCTGGCCTACGTCATCTACACGTCCGGGTCCACCGGGCTCCCGAAAGGGGTGGCCATCTCCCATGCCGCCATCGTCGAGCACTTCGAGTGGATGGAACGCGAGTACGTCGCCTACTCGGATGACGCGCTGCTGCAGGTCGCCTCGACGAGCTTCGACGTCTCGGTCGGGGAGATCTTCGGAACCCTGTTCGGCGGTGCCCGGCTCGTCATTCCGAAGCCGGACGGCCTGACCGACATCCCGTACCTGACGACTCTGCTGCGGACCGAACACGTGACCGCCATGCATTTCGTGCCGTCGCTGCTCGGGTTGTTCCTCATGCTGCCGGGAGCGGAGGAGTGGACGAGTCTGCGCCGGGTCCCGATCGGCGGGGAGGCGCTGCCGGGTGAACTCGCCGACAAGTTCACCGCGACGTTCGACGCCATGCTGCACAACTTCTACGGGCCCACCGAGACCACACTCGCCGCCACCCGGTTCAAGGTCGAGGGCGCGCAGGGAACGAGGACCGTTCCGATCGGGACGCCGAAGGCCAACACCGAGGTATATGTGCTCGACCCGGTGCTCGGCCTGGTGCCGCCGGGCGTCGTGGGCGAGGTCTACATCGGCGGTTCACAGCTGGCCCGGGGCTACCTCGGTCGCCCGGCGCTGACCGCCGAGCGTTTCGTGGCCGACCCGCACACCCCCTGCGGAAGGCTCTATCGCACCGGGGATCTCGCCCGCTGGAATTCCGACGGCGACCTCGAGTTCGTCGGACGCGCCGACGACCAGGTCAAGATCCGCGGGTACCGGATCGAACTCGGCGAGGTGGAGGCCGCCGTCACCGCGCATCCGGCGGTGGCCGCGGCGGTGGTGATCGCGCACGAGTCGGAGGCCGCCGGGAAGTCACTGGCCGCGTACGTCGTCGCGGCATCGCCCGATGCGCTCGACACCGCCGACGTGCGCGCACGGGTCGCCGACGCGCTCCCCGAGCACATGGTCCCGGCGACGGTCACCGTCGTCCGCGAGATCCCGATCACCGCGAACGGCAAGCTGGACCGCGGTGCGCTGCCGGCACCGGAACCGCAGGCGCCGGCCCCGTCCCGGGAACCGTCGACGCCGACCGAGGCCCGGCTGTGCGCGATCTTCGCCGACGCACTCGGGCGCGACCGGGTCGGCGTCGACGAGTCCTTCTTCGACCTCGGTGGGCACTCGTTGCTCGCGACGCGACTGGTGTCGCGGCTGCGGGCCGAGTTCGGCGCCGACGTCTCCATCCGCGACGCCTTCGAAGTCCCCACCGTCGCGGGCCTCGCCGCACTGGTCGACGCGCGGGGCGAGGCGGCCGGTGCGTCGCCGCGCCCCGGGTTGCGGCGCGCCGAGCGGCCGCCGCGAATTCCCCTGTCGTACGCGCAGTTGCGGCTGTGGTTTCTGTACCGGCTCGAAGGGCCGAACCCTACGTACGACATCCCGTTCGCGGCCCGCATCGACGGCCCCCTCGACGCCGGCGCGCTGGCCGAGGCGATCGGCGACGTCGTCGCGCGGCACGAGATCCTGCGCACCACCTATCCGGACCACGAGGGGAAGCCGTACCAACTGGTGCACGATCCGTCGCCGATCGATGTGCCGCTGGTGGACCTCGGCGCGCACGGCGACCGGGAATCCCGGCTCGCCGCGGAACTCGCCGAGGCCGCCGCACACAGTTTCGTTCTCGAATCGGAACTTCCGATCCGCGCCCGGATCCTGCGCCTCGCACCCGGGGAACATGTCGTCTCGCTCGTGATCCATCACATCGCCGGCGACGAGTGGTCGGCCCCGATACTGTTCGGCGACCTCGCCGTCGCCTACGCCGCGCGCCTCGGGGGCACCGCACCGGCCTGGCCCGAACTGCCGCTGCAGTATGCGGATTACGCACTGTGGCAACGCGAGATGCTCGACGACGACACTTCCACCGACACGGTGGGTGGCCGGCAGATCGCCTACTGGCGGTCGGTGCTGGCCGACCTTCCGGAGGACACCACGGTTCTCCGCGACCGCCCGCGCCCGCCGATCGCCTCGAGCCGCGGCGACACCGTCACGTTCGCGGTCCCGGACCGCGTGCACGCCGGGCTCACCGAACTCGCCCGCACGTGCGGTGCGAGCGAGTTCATGATCCTGCAGACGGCGGTCGCGGTGCTTCTCGCCAAACTGGGTGCGGGCGAGGACATCCCGCTGGGCACCCCGGTCGCGGGCCGCGCCGAACACGACCTCCGTGAGATCGTCGGATTCTTCGTCAACACGCTGGTGCTGCGTAACGATCTGTCGGGAAACCCCACCCTGCGCACCGCGGTCCTCCGGGCCCGCGAGACGGCGCTCGGGGCGTTCTCCCACCAGGATCTGCCGTTCGAGCGACTCGTCGACGTGCTCGGGCCCGACCGCTCGCTGTCCCGGCATCCGTTGTTCCAGGTGCTGGTGCACCTCCGTGAGTCGGGTGCGCACAGCGAGGTGCGGGCGGTCGGGGTCGGCCGCGACGTTCGACTGACGACGATCGTGCCCGAATCCGGCACGGCCAAGTTCGATCTCACCGTCGACTTCCACGTCACCGACGGTGAACTCCGCGGCGGGCTGAACTACCGCACGGACCTCTACGATCGCCGCACCGTCGAACGCCTCGCCACGTGGCTCGGCCGCGTCCTCGCCGAGTTCGCCGACCACCCCGACCGGCACCTCCGCGACGTCGACGTCAGCGCACCTGCCGACCGGGAACGACTGCTCGGCTGGTCGCGCGGCGACGCGCCCGATCCCGCGGCGCCAGCGTCGGTGCCCGAACTACTCGAGCCGAGCCGCGCATTCGGCCCCGACGTGATCGCCGTCGAATGCGGCGACGACACGGTCACGTATCCGCGGCTGCACGTTCTCAGCGACCGGCTCGCCGCCCTGCTGCGTCGGCGGGGCGCGGGGCCCGGCACCTTCGTCGCCCTCGCGGTTCCCCGGTCGATCGACATGGTGGTCGCACTCGTCGCGGTGATGAAATCGGGCGCGGCGTTCCTTCCCCTCGACCTCCGGTATCCCGCGGAGCGGCTTGCGTTCATGATCGCCGACGCCGCCCCGGTCTGCGTCGTCACGACGGGCGCGGTCGGTGGAACGCTGCCGCCGGTGCCGGGGGTGGACCTGCTGGTCCTGGACGATCCCGCAACAATCCACGACCTCGCCGGAGTCGCAGTGGAGACCTTGCCGTTCCCGCGGGGCGATGAGGCCGCGTACTTCCTCTTCACGTCGGGATCCACCGGACGTCCGAAGGGGGTCGTCGGAACGCACCGGGCGATGGCGAACCGCCTCGCCTGGCAGCCCCGGCTGTTCCCGGTGCACCCGCCGGCAGATGCGCCCGACGCGGGTGACGTGCGGCTCGCGCAGGGATCGCTCAGCTTCCTCGACGGCGGCCTCGAGTTGCTCGCGGGCATTGCCGCCGGCGCGCGGCTGATCCTCGCCGACGACGCGGAGGCGCGCGACCTCGAAGCCCTGGCCCGGCTCCTCGGCCGCCATCCGATCGGCCAGGTCACCGCCGTGGCCAGCGCGGTGTCCGTGCTCGTCGACACCGCGCCCGATGTCGTGCGCCGGGTCCCCCGCTGGGTGTGCAGCGGCGAACCGCTCACACCGTCGCTGCTCGCCGCGCTCGCAGGCACCGCACCGGACAGTGACATCGTGAACGCCTACGGCACCACCGAAACCGCGGGCTCCATCGTCCGCGGCCTGATGGAACCGGGAGTCCTGCGGGTGGGCCGGCCGGTGCCCGGCGTGCGCCTGCTCGTCCTCGACGACGCCCTGAAACCGGTGCCGCAGGGGGTGGTCGGTGAGATCTATGTGGCCGGCGCGCAATTGGCGCGGGGGTACTGGAACCGCCCGGGGCTCACGGCGGCACGCTTCGTCGCGCACCCGTCCCCGGATCGAGCGGGCGAGCGTCTGTACCGCACCGGCGACCGTGGGTCGTGGAACCCGGACGGCCATCTGTGCTTCGCCGGGCGCACCGATCACCAGGTCAAGGTGCGTGGGTACCGGATCGAGCTGGGCGAGGTGGAGAACGCGTTGCGGTCCGCGCCCGGGGTTGCGACGGCGGCGGCGCGGACGTACGGCCGGGACGGTGCGACGTCGCTGGCCGGGTACGTGGTTCCGCGCGACACGGGGCCTGATCGGGACGAGGGCCAGTTCCTGGCCGCCGTGCGCGCCCACCTGGACCGGACGCTGCCCGGGTACATGCTGCCCGCGACGGTCACGGCGCTCGAAACCATGCCCACGACGGGCTCCGGCAAACTCGATCGACTGTCCCTGCCCGTCCCGCAGGTGGCGACCGCCGGCCACTTCGAGCCCCCGGTCACCGCGACCGAGCGGGCGCTGGCCGCCCTGTTCGAGGAGATCCTCGGGGTGACGGAGGTGGGCCGGAGCGACGGGTTCTTCACCCTCGGCGGCGACAGTATCGTCTCCATCCAGTTGGCGGGCCGCGCGCGGTCCGCGGGTCTGGTGCTGACGCCGCAACTGGTATTCGAGTATTCGACGCTCGCCGAGCTGGCCGAGGCGTGCGACCGCGCCGCCGCGCAGGCGGAGCCGGAGCCGGAGCCCGCCGAGCCGAGTGCACCGATGAGTGTGTCCGGACTGGACCCGGACCAGTTGGCGGCGCTGCGAAAGTCGTGGGACGCGCGGGGTTGA